The following coding sequences lie in one Rutidosis leptorrhynchoides isolate AG116_Rl617_1_P2 chromosome 6, CSIRO_AGI_Rlap_v1, whole genome shotgun sequence genomic window:
- the LOC139852176 gene encoding uncharacterized protein — MGDSLFTSLLMLNHNHHLSTLLSMDSSASSSHDDLDLDMSHQINLTRPPDINLPLSADRSSPPQSWNQDPCEVLDDGVGLVSYETESFLNVPKVGRKCAKRVDSIWGAWLFFSFYFRPVLNEKSKVKIVRDGNGVLGFDKSDLHLDVFMVQHDMENMYMWVFKERPENALGKMQLRSYMNGHSRQGERPFPFSVDKGFVRSHRMQRKHYRGLSNPQCVHGIEVVSSPNLSVLDEGELKRWKELTGRDLNFLIPPEASDFSSWRNLPNTEFELERLPTIKNSNASSQSKKLLNGSGLNLSNATNGDANGIDLSSPIVNKKRKDLFPNGNDEEICLTVNRPLSYRLPNLETNPYEPFWLSDVSGVVRNACGPVTCAKTIYEDEQGYLIVISLPFVDLQKVKVSWRNTLTHGIVKVSCVSVSRMPFVKRRDRTFKLTDTCMEHCPPGEFVREIALSTRIPEDANIEAYYDGPGTVLEILVPKFREGPEEHEVRVCLRPHLVGNDLMLT, encoded by the coding sequence ATGGGTGATTCTCTTTTCACAAGTCTTTTAATGTTAAATCATAATCACCATCTTTCAACTCTTTTGTCAATGGATTCAAGTGCTTCGTCTTCTCATGATGATTTAGACCTCGATATGAGTCACCAAATTAACCTAACGCGTCCTCCTGATATCAATTTGCCCTTGTCAGCCGATCGAAGCTCCCCACCCCAATCATGGAATCAAGATCCGTGTGAAGTTCTTGATGATGGGGTCGGGCTAGTGTCGTATGAAACCGAGAGCTTCCTTAATGTCCCAAAAGTTGGGAGAAAATGTGCGAAAAGAGTGGATAGCATATGGGGCGCGTGGCTTTTCTTTAGTTTCTATTTTAGGCCGGTTTTAAACGAGAAATCTAAAGTGAAGATAGTAAGAGACGGTAACGGGGTGTTGGGGTTTGATAAATCGGATCTTCATCTTGATGTTTTCATGGTTCAACATGATATGGAAAACATGTACATGTGGGTGTTTAAAGAACGACCCGAAAATGCACTCGGTAAGATGCAGTTACGGAGTTACATGAACGGGCATTCACGACAAGGAGAACGTCCTTTTCCTTTTAGTGTTGATAAGGGGTTTGTTCGATCTCATAGGATGCAACGCAAGCATTATAGAGGGCTCTCGAATCCCCAATGTGTTCATGGTATCGAGGTTGTTTCGTCACCTAATCTTTCGGTCCTCGATGAAGGTGAACTTAAAAGATGGAAAGAACTCACGGGTCGGGATCTTAATTTCTTGATCCCGCCCGAAGCTAGCGATTTCAGCTCATGGAGAAATCTTCCAAATACCGAATTCGAACTCGAGAGGCTACCAACGATAAAGAACAGTAACGCGAGTTCTCAATCTAAAAAGTTGCTTAATGGGTCGGGGTTAAATTTGTCAAATGCCACCAATGGAGATGCAAACGGGATTGACCTATCTTCACCGATTGTCAACAAGAAAAGAAAAGATTTGTTCCCAAATGGAAATGATGAAGAAATATGTTTGACGGTTAACCGTCCTTTGTCGTATCGATTACCTAATTTGGAAACGAATCCATACGAGCCGTTTTGGTTGAGTGATGTCAGCGGGGTTGTAAGGAACGCTTGTGGGCCCGTGACATGTGCAAAAACAATATACGAAGATGAACAAGGGTACTTGATTGTTATAAGCTTGCCGTTTGTAGATCTTCAAAAGGTTAAAGTTTCATGGCGCAACACACTTACACATGGAATCGTTAAGGTATCTTGCGTAAGTGTATCTCGAATGCCGTTCGTTAAAAGGCGGGACCGCACGTTTAAACTTACGGACACATGTATGGAACACTGCCCGCCCGGAGAATTCGTCAGAGAAATTGCACTTTCGACTCGCATTCCCGAAGATGCGAATATAGAAGCGTATTATGATGGGCCTGGAACAGTGCTTGAGATTTTGGTCCCAAAGTTTCGAGAAGGTCCTGAAGAACATGAGGTACGTGTGTGTCTTCGCCCTCATCTTGTTGGCAACGATCTTATGTTGACTTGA